ACACCAGACGCTGGCCAACTCCTTGGCCGCCGGGCTGTTCAGGCCCTGACGCGGGAAAGCCACGTAACGCACTTCGACGCCCAGACGGTTGAGCTCCGGCACTTCGCTGTGCAGCTTCTGGCAGTAGCCGCAGTCGGTATCGGTGAACACGGTGATATGGGTTTTCGGCGCCTTGGGCGCGAAGACCACCATTTCCTTGGCGGGAATGGCGTTGATCTCCTTGGCGACCGAGCGGCTTTCCTCGATTTCGGTGAGGTTGACTGCCTTGCCGTCCTTGACCTGGAACAGATAGCCCTGAATCAGGAACTGACCGTCGGCGCTGGTATAGAGCTGGCGACCGCCCTTGAGCTGCACCTGGTAGATACCCGACACCGGGCTCTCGGCGATGGCTTCGATCGGCAGGTCGGCGTCCAACGACTTCAGGCTCTGACGAATGGCCTGATCCGGATCGGCGGCCAGGCTGATGCTGCTACCCAGTGCCAGAGCCAGGGCGACGGAAAGACGAATCGGGGACATGAAAACTCCTGTCGAACGACGAGCGGCGAAATCGGCACAGCCTACCACATAAGCACCCTCCGGCAGCGAGACGCTGCGCCAGCGGTGTGAACGGGCAGACGGATCGTTCTCTTCGAGTCCGCCGCGCGTGGGATGTTCCCGCTCACCCCCTGGGATGGTGCTGGGCATGCAACTCCTGCAAGCGGGCGCGGGCGATATGGGTATAGATCTGCGTGGTGGACAGGTCGCTATGACCCAGCAGCATCTGCACCACGCGCAGATCGGCGCCATGGTTGAGCAGATGCGTGGCAAAGGCATGACGCAGGGTATGCGGCGACAGGGCCTTGGCGATTCCGGCCACGCGCGCCTGGTGCTTGATGCGGTGCCAGAAGGTCTGCCGGGTCATCTGCTCGCCACGCAGGCTGGGAAACAGCACATCGCTGGGCTTGCCGCCGAGCAGCAAGGGTCGCGCCTCACGACTGTAGCGTTCGATCCAGGCGATGGCTTCCTCGCCCAATGGCACCAGGCGCTCCTTGCTGCCCTTGCCGAATACCCGCAGCACGCCCTGGCGCAGGTTGACCTGCTCGAGAGTCAACCCCACCAGCTCGCTGACGCGCAAACCACAGGCATAGAGCACCTCGAGCATGGCGCGGTCACGCAGGCCGATGGGATCGTCCAGATCCGGCGCCTGCAGCAGCGCCTCGACATCCGCTTCGGATAGCGACTTGGGCAGCGGTTTGCCGATCTGCGGCAACTCCACCTGCAAGGTGGGATCCTCGGCGATCAGCGCCTCGCGCAGAAGAAAGCGGTAGAAGCCGCGCACCCCGGAGAGGAAGCGCGCCGTGGAACGGGCCTGATAGCCCTGCTCCAGACGCCAGGCCAAGTGATCGAGAATGGCATCGCGCCCCGCATGCTGCAGGGCCAGGCCGCGCCCATCGAGCCAGGCATGGAAATGCTCCAGATCACTGCGATAGGCCGCCTGGGTATGGGCAGACAGACCCTTTTCCAGCCACAACGCTTCGAGAAAGCGTTCGATCAGAGGATCGGGTAATGTTGACATCGCAGACTCATGAACCAGTGAGTCATCTAGTTTTCCACAGCCCGAGCGCGATAGGGAGATCCGATGAGTGAAACACAGATCCTGCTGAGCCTGGGCGGTATCGGCCTGCTGGCATTGGCCAGCCAGTGGCTGGCCTGGCGCATCCGCCTGCCGGCGATTCTCTTCCTGCTGTTCGGTGGCATCCTGGCCGGCCCATTGCTCGGCCTGCTCGACCCGCAGGAGCTGTTCGGGCCCCTGCTGTTTCCCTTCATTTCCCTGGCCGTGGCGCTGATCCTGTTCGAGGGCAGCCTGACCCTGCACCTGTCGGAATGGCGCGAGATCGGCAAGGTGGTGCACCGCCTGGTCACGTTGGGCGCCTTGTTGACCTGGGCGGTGATCAGTGTGACCAGTCACTATCTGCTGGGTTTCTCCTGGGATCTGGCGCTGCTGTTCGGCACCCTCACCCTGGTTACCGGACCGACCGTGATCGCACCGATGCTGCGCGTGGTAAGCCCCACCTCCGCCGTGGCCAACATCCTGCGCTGGGAAGGCATCGTCATCGACCCCATCGGCGCCCTGCTGGCGGTGGTCACCTTCGCCTTCATCGTCAGCTATGCAGAAGGCAATGCCTGGAGCGAGAGCCTGAGCACCTTCGCCGCGGTGATCGCCTGTGGCAGCCTGCTCGGCGCAGCCGCCGGCTGGGCCTTCGGCATCGTCCTGCGGCGCCGCTGGCTGCCCGAATACCTGCACACTTTCACCGCCCTGACCGTCGTGATCGGCGTATTCATCGCCGCCAACCTGATCGAACACGAGTCGGGGCTGCTGGCCGTCACGGTGATGGGTATGTGGCTGGCCAACATGCGCGGCGTGGATATCCGCCCGATCCTGCATTTCAAGGAAAACCTCAGCGTCCTGCTGATCTCCGGCCTGTTCATCATCCTCGCCGCACGCCTGGATCTGCACGCCCTGCTGGCGCTCGGCCCGGTGACCCTGATCCTGCTGGCGGTGATCCAGTTCGTCGCCCGCCCCCTGAACATCCTGGCCTGCACCCTCGGCTCTGCCCTGAACTGGCGCGAACGCGCCCTGTTGGCCTGGATCGCCCCGCGCGGCATAGTCGCTGCCGCCGTCTCGGCCATCTTCGCCCTGCGCCTGGAGCAGCAGGGCAACCCCCAAGCCCAGTTGCTGGTGCCACTGACCTTCATGGTGATCATCGGTACCGTGGTCATCCAGAGCGCCACCGCGCGTCCGTTGGCGCGCCTGCTGAAAGCGACCGAACCTTCACCGAGCGGCTTTCTGATCATCGGCGCCAACCCGGTGGCGCGCGCCCTGGGCAAGGCCATCCAGAGCCTCGGCAACCAGGTGCTGCTGACCGATTCGAGCTGGGAGAACATCCGCGCCGCACGCATGGCCGGGCTGCCCACCTACTTCGGCAATCCGACCTCGCAGCACGCCGAAGCCCACCTGGATCTGGTGGGACTTGGCCACCTGCTGGCGCTGTCCCCTTCAGCGGAACTCAACGCTCTGGCCTGCATGCACTTTCGCCATGATTTTCCCGGCAACCGCCGCTTCACCCTACCCGCGGGCGCGGACGGCAAGCGCAGCGACAAGCATCGCAGCAGCGACGAGGTACGCGGCCTACCGCTGGGCAGCCAGGCCTCGAGCTATCCACGCTTCGCCAGCCAACTGGCGCGTGGCGACGAAGTACGCAGCACCACCCTGACACAGACCTTCGACTGGGACGCCTATCAGGCGCTGCACGGCAAACGTGCCACACTGATCCTGGCCCGCGATCCGAGCGGCTGGCTGCATGTGGCCACGAACCCTCTGGACTTCACTCCGGGTATTGGCTGGACACTGACGGCACTGATCGAAACAGAGGAAACGCCCACCCGCTCATCCGAGCAGGAAGAACCTGAAGTCACAGCATGAAACATAGGGCAGCCTATCTTTGGTTGGGTGACGGATAGGCACACCAAGCGCATGATTTCAACACGCCATCACCTCGCCCGGTAGCCTAGCCATGTCCAATCACACCCAATCTCGTCTGGGTCAGATCCTGATCAACAAGGGTCTGATCACCTCCAAACAGCTGGATGCGGCCATCCAGATACAACTGGTCAGCCGTAAACGCCTGGGTGAAGTCCTGGTCGAGCAAGGCCTGCTGACCGAGAAACAACTGGCCAAAGCGCTGAAGAAGCAGACCAACCTGCGCCTCACCGCCACCCTGGTCGCTGCCCTGCTCAGCCCCTTCCAGATGGCCAGCGCGGACATCCAACGCATGCAACCGAGCAGCAGCATCAGTCGCCAGGAACTGCCGCGCGGCATGCAGAGCCTCAGCGACAGCGAAATGAGCGACGTCAGCGCCCAGGGCCTGGACAACGCCCTGCAAGGCCTGCTGCTGCAAGCCGAGAGCGGCGATGGCATCGGCACCGTCAAGCAACTGGCCAAGCTGGTCATGCCGGCGCTGGAAAGCCTGGAAGCGGAAAACAGCATGAGCGACGTGCATTACGACACCAGCAAGCTGCGCTCGACCATGAATGCCGACGGCTCGATCAACGTCAACCTGCCCAGCTCCATCGGCGAGATGCGCTTCGACAACATCCGCGTCAAGGGCGCCCCGCAGAGCCAGAGCCTCGGCAGCCTGCAACTGAACGACATCGACCTGTCGCAGGCCAGCCTGAAGATCAGCCTGCGCCCCTGAAAACAGCCGCGCAATAACGAAAAAAGCAGCCCGAAGGCTGCTTTTTTTTGCGAGAAGCGTCCGAACTTAGGACAGCTTTTCCTTGATGCGTGCGGCCTTGCCGGACAGGTCGCGCAGGTAGTACAGCTTGGCCTTGCGCACGTCACCGCGGCGCTTGACGCTCAGGCTGTCGACCAGCGGCGAGTAGGTCTGGAAGGTACGCTCGACGCCCACACCGCTGGAGATCTTGCGCACGGTGAAGGCACTGTTCAGGCCACGGTTACGCTTGGCGATCACCACGCCCTCGAAGGCCTGCAGACGCTGACGGTCACCTTCCTTCACCTTCACCTGAACCACTACGGTGTCACCCGGGGCGAAGGTCGGGATTTCTTTGTTCATCTGCTCGGCTTCGAGCATCTGGATAATCTTGTTGGTCATGCTGCGCTCCTAAGACAAGCCTCCCGGCCTGCCATCGATACGTTAACTATCGTCCCGCTGGCGGATGTATTCCTCCAGCAGCTTCTTCTCTTCTCCAGAAAGCGAGCGGCTATCCAGAAGATCGGCGCGGCGTTCCCAGGTCCGACCAAGGGACTGCTGCAAACGCCAGCGCCGGATGTGTTCGTGGTTGCCACTAAGCAACACTTCAGGAACACGTTTATCCGCATACACCTCCGGGCGGGTGTAGTGCGGGCAGTCGAGCAGGCCATCCGTAAAGGAGTCCTCCTCGGCCGAATCGGCATGACCCAATGCACCAGGCAAAAGGCGCGTTACCGCGTCGATCAGCACCATGGCCGGCAGCTCACCGCCGGACAGGACGTAGTCGCCAATCGACCATTCCTCATCCACATGCGCTTCGATGAAGCGCTCGTCGATTCCTTCGTAGCGACCGGCAATCAGGATCAGAGCCTGCTCCTGCGCCAGTTCGCGCACCGCAGCCTGGTTGAGCTGGCGGCCTTGCGGCGAGAGGTAGATCACCTTCGCCGTCTCCCCTGCAGCCTGCCTGGCACTGGCCAGAGCGTCTTCCAGAGGCTTGATCTTCATCACCATGCCAGGGCCACCGCCGAAGGGGCGATCATCCACCGTATGATGTCGATCCGTCGTGTAGTCTCGCGGGTTCCAGCAATTGAGCTGGAGCAGTTCCTGCTTCACCGCGCGACTGGTGATACCGTACTCGCCAATAGCGGCAAACATTTCCGGGAACAGGGTGATGACTTCTACGCGCATGAGCCTTAGAAATCCGCATCCCAGTCGACCCGCATCTCGCCGGCTGCCAGATCCACCACCAGCACGCATTGCTCCGTATAGGGCAACAGGCGCTCGCGATCATCCAGGCTGCCCGCGCAGGGCTTGACCACCATCACATCATTGGCACCAGTCTCGAACAGATGGTCGACCACACCGAGCAACTGCCCTGCCTGATCGATGACCTTCAATCCTTGCAACTGGTACCAGTAGAACTCGCCATCATCCAGGTCTGGCAGCTCGCTGCGCGGCACGCAGATCTCGAAGTCGGCGTAGGTACGCGCGATTTCGCGATCATCCAGACCCTTCAACTTGGCCACCAGCACCTTGCCTTGCAGGCGGCCGCTGGCCAGTTCCACGTGTTTCACCTCGCCTGTACGCCTGAGCGTCCAGCGCGGGTAATCGAGCACGTTATCGATGGGATCGGTAAAGGAATAGACCTTCACTTCACCCCTGACGCCGTGCACCGAAACAATCTTGCCGAGAACCACCAGATCCTCGGCTACGGCCGGCGTCGTACTCATGAGCGTGCTTAGGCAGCAGCCTTGGCAGCTTCCTTGAGCAGCTGAGCAACGCGCTCAGACGGCTGGGCACCCTGGCTCAGCCAGTAGGTAGCGCGCTCTTGATTGACGGACAGCTTGACTTCGGCACCCGAGGCGATCGGGTTGAAGAAACCGATACGCTCCACGAAGCGACCGTCGCGCGCATTGCGGCTGTTGGTCACGGTCAGGTGGTAGAAGGGGCGCTTTTTGGAGCCGCCACGAGCGAGACGAATAGTTACCATGAGAACATCGTTCCTGTTGTCGGTGCTAACTTGAGGCACACATCAAAAATGGGCCTAGGCCCGAAAGGCCGCATATTCTATGAGCAAAAGCGGCAAGCTTCAAGCCACAAGCTACAAGTAAAAGCAGATTTCCAGACTGTGGCCCTTTCTTGCGGCTTGCAGCTCGTCGCTTGCGGCTGCTTTCCTAGGGCCTGTTGACGTTTCGCTCGTGGCCGCGACGGAGCCAGTTTTTGCGTGGAGCTAGGCGCGAGACGCGAAGTTTGGTCGCCCAAATGAGCCGTCGAGCAACAACGCACCACGCAAAAACTGGCCCGTCCCTTCGGGTTGCGCGGCAAATTGCGCCATGCGTCGTTGCGGGATTAGGCAAGGGAACGACCATTACCTGCATCCCGCGCCTAGCCTGGCGCAATTTGGCGCAGCAACGCGGCTCACGTCGAAACGTCAACAGGCCCTAGAACTTCGGCATCCCACCGCCGCCGGGCAGCATGCCGCCCATGCCGCGCATCATCTTGGCCATGCCACCTTTGGCGGTGAATTTCTTCATCATCTTCTGCATCTGCTTGTGCTGCTTGATCAAGCGCCCGATGTCCTGCACCTGGGTGCCGGAGCCCATCGCGATACGACGCTTGCGCGAGCCACTGATGATGTCCGGGTCGCGACGCTCGGCCGGAGTCATGGAGTTGATGATCGCCTCCATCTGCTTGAACTGCTTCTCGGCCGCGCCCTGGGCGTTGCCCATCTGCGAGAGGTTGACGCCACCGATGGACGGCAGCTTGTCCATCAGGCCGCCGAGGCCACCCATATTCTTCATCTGTTGCAGTTGGTCGCGGAAGTCTTCGAGGTCGAAGCCCTTGCCCTTCTTCAGCTTTTTGGTGAGCTTCTCCGCCTTTTCGCGATCGAGGGTCTGCTCGGCCTGCTCGATCAGACTGAGCACGTCGCCCATGCCGAGGATGCGCGACGCGATGCGATCCGGGTGGAAGGGCTCGAGCGCATCGCTCTTCTCGCCCATACCGATAAACTTGATCGGCTTGCCGGTGATATGCCGTACCGACAGCGCCGCACCGCCACGGGCGTCGCCGTCGACCTTGGTCAGCACCACGCCGGTCAGCGGCAGCGCCTCGCCGAAGGCCTTGGCCGTGTTGGCGGCATCCTGGCCAGTCATGGCGTCGACCACGAACAGGGTCTCGACCGGCTTGACCGCCGCGTGCAACGCCTGAATCTCGGCCATCATCTCGGCATCCACGGCCAGACGACCGGCGGTATCGAGGATGACCACATCGATGAACTTCAGCTTGGCTTCGCGGATCGCCGCATTGGCGATGTCCACCGGCTTCTGGCTGGCATCGGAGGGGAAGAAGGTAACACCCAGGTCGCCGGCCAGGGTTTCCAGTTGCTTGATCGCCGCCGGGCGATAGACGTCGGCAGAGACCAGCAGCACCGACTTCTTCTTGCGCTCCTTGAGGAACTTGGCCAGCTTGCCAGCGGTGGTAGTCTTGCCCGCACCCTGCAGGCCAGCCATCAGCACCACGGCAGGCGGCGCGGCGTTGAGTGCCAGATCCTCGTTGGCCGCGCCCATCAGCTCTTCCAGCTCGGCGCGCACGATCTTCACGAAGGCCTGGCCCGGGGTCAGGCTCTTGGACACCTCGGTGCCAACGGCGCGCTCCTTGACCTTGCCGACGAAGTCCTTGACCACTGGCAAGGCCACGTCGGCCTCGAGCAAGGCCATGCGCACTTCGCGCAGGGTGTCCTTGATGTTGTCTTCGGTCAGCTTGGCCTTGCCGGTGACGCTACGCAGCGTCTGGGAAAGGCGGTCGGTGAGATTCTCGAACATGCACGTTCCTTACGAATGGGGTGCGACCCGGCAACCCGGGGTGCGACAGGCGGCCGATTATAGCCAAGTCGCCGCCTCATCGACACCGCCGGCGGTCTTTCGTGCAGGCAGGCATCTGTGCCACACTCAGCGCCTTTCGGGCTCGCCCTACACGGATTTATGCACCCTCTGTTGCCCAGCCTCGCCGCCGCCCTCCTCTATGCCGGCGCCACCGCCTATCAAGGTCTGCGCCTGACCCAGCGCAGCGTCGCCGACAAACGCCTGCTGGCGCTGCTCGGCGTGCTCGCCCTGTGCTTCCACGGGGTCAGCCTGTTCTACCAGTTATTTGACGTGCACGGCCTGAACCTGGACTTCTTCAACGCCGCTAGCCTCATCGCCTGGGCGGTGATCGCCCTGATTCTCTTGGCCTGTCTGCGCATTCCGGTGGAAAACCTGCTGCTGTTGCTCTTCCCCCTGGGCACCCTGACGGTGCTGGCGGCAGAGTTCATGCCCAGCGGCACGATCGATCCGATCGACGAGCACCCCGGCATCCTTGCCCATATCCTGCTGTCGATCCTGGCCTACGGCATGCTCACCATCGCCGTTTTCCAGTCAATCCTGTTGCTGCTGCAAGACCATCAGCTCAAGCACAAGCACCCCTCCGGGCTGATCAAGAACTTCCCACCGCTGCAGACCATGGAGAGCCTGCTATTCGGCTTCCTTTTCGCCGGCTGGCTGCTGCTGTCGCTGTCGCTGCTCTCCGGGGCCCTGTACATCGATGATCTGTTCGCCCAGCACCTGGCGCACAAGACCATCCTTTCCTGTTTCGCCTGGGTGGTATTCGCCGTGCTCCTGTGGGGGCGTCATCAACTGGGTTGGCGTGGGCACAAGGCCATCCGCTGGACGCTGGCCGGCTTCTGCCTGCTGATGCTGGCCTATTTCGGCAGCAAGCTGGTGCGCGAATTCATCCTGCACATCTGAGAAAGCCGTCATGGACGCCCCCCATTCGAGCCACCTGATCGGCCTGCTGATCTTCCTGATCCTCTGCTCGGCCTTCTTCTCCAGCTCCGAGACCGGCATGCTCAGCATCAACCGTTATCGGCTCAAGCACCTGAGCAAGGAAGGGCATAAGGGCGCCAAGCGCGTTGCGCGCCTGCTAGAACACCCCGATCGCATGCTCGGCACCATTCTGGTGGGCAACAACGTGGTCAACATCCTCGCCGCCTCCATCGCCACGGTACTGGCAGTGGAAATCTGGGGCGAAGCGGGTATCGCCATCGCCACGGCCGGCCTCACCATCATCGTGCTGATCTTCGGTGAAATCACCCCCAAGACCCTGGCCGCGCTGCGCCCGGAAATGGTGGCCTTCCCCGCCAGCCGCGTGCTCAGCCTGCTGCAGAGCCTGCTCTATCCGGTGGTGTGGCTGACCAGCGCCATCAGCAACCTGCTGCTGCGCCTGGTTGGGGTCGATCCGTCGCAGCGCGCCAGCGATAGCCTGTCCACCGAGGAGCTGCGCAGCGTGGTGCGCGAGTCCGGCCCGCAGATGTCAGCCAATCGCCAGAGCATGCTGCTGAGCATTCTCGACCTGGAACGGGTCACCGTGGATGACATCATGATCCCGCGCAACGAGGTGGCCGGCATCGACCTCGAGGACGATCTGGAAAGCATCATCGAGCAGCTACGCACCACCCATCACACCCGTCTTCCGGTGTATCGCAGCGACATCAACCAGATCGAGGGCGTGGTGCACATGCGCCAGATCGCCCGCCTGCTCAGCCATGACCAGTTGAGCAAAGAATCCCTGCTGGCAGCCTGCAACGAGCCTTACTTCATCCCCGAAAACACCCCGCTGGCGACCCAACTGATCAACTTCCAGAAGGAAAAACGCCGCATCGGCATCGTCGTCGACGAATATGGCGAAGTCATCGGCATCGTCACCCTGGAAGACATCCTCGAAGAAATCGTTGGCGACTTCAGCAATCAGGACAGCCTGCGCAGCCCCGACATTCACCCGCAGGACGACGGCACCCAGGTCATCGATGGCGCCGCCTACATCCGCGAGGTGAACAAGGCGCTCGGCTGGCACCTGCCCAGCGACGGCCCCAAGACCCTCAACGGCCTGATCACCGAGGCCCTGGAGAGCATTCCCGACAGCGCCGTGTGCCTGAAGATCGGCCCCTACCGCCTGGAAATCCTCCAGGCAGCGGAAAATCGGGTGAAGAGCGTGCGCGTCTGGCAGGCGGAAAAGCTCAGGCCGCAGACGCCAGCAGCGGACTGACACGCAGCGCCAGCCCCTCGCCCCAGCACTGATAGCCCAGCGCCGAAGGATGGCAGCCATCCTCGGCCAGGTAGCGCGCCTCGAACGGCAGATCCAGGGCGCAATGCAGCGCTCCCAGATCCCGCGCCACCCGCTGCAGCTCCTGATCGAGCATGCGCGCCCGCCAGCCCATCAGTTGCCGCAACAACCAGGGCAAGGCGCTGAAGTGCTGCAGCGGCGGCACTGCACTGAACGCCACGCGGCAGCCCTGCCCGCCCAACGCACGGGCCATCCCGGCCAGCGCTTGCATCCAGACTTTGCTCGGCGTGAGGCGAGTGGTGTCGTTGACGCCGAATACCAGCAGCGCCAGATCGGCCGGCTCGCTCAGCGCCTGCGGCAACAGACGCTCATGAGCCTGAGCTGCGGTGATGCCGTTCTCGCCGCAGGCGCGCCAGCGCACGGGGCGCCTCAGGTGCTCGGCGAGGGCTGCCGCCAGGCAGGCGGCCAGGGACTGCTCGAAGTGTGTGACGCCGACACCCGCCACGGTCGATTCACCGACCAGCAGCAGGCGCAAGGGCTCACCCGGCAGATGCGCGGCAGCGACGCCATTCGGCTCGCCCTGCGCAACCGGCAGGCGCAACGCCGTGCGCCGGGTGTGCAAGGCCAGAGGCAGCGCCAAGGGCAGCAGCGGCACCGCCGCCAGCCACCACAGCGCCTGCCGACTCACAACTGGACGCGAACCGCCTGAGCGCTGCGCAGCGCTTTCGCGCGCGCGGCTTCGATGGACTCGTCACGCGCCAGCGCCACGCCCATGCGCCGCTGGCCCTTAACCTCAGGCTTGCCGAACAGACGCAAGGCAGTATCCGGCTCACACAGGGCCTCGCCGAGATTGGCGAAGCTGGCCTGCTGCGAGTTGCCTTCGACCAGAATCACCGCCGAAGCCGACGGGCCCATCTGGCGGATCGCCGGAATCGGCAGGCCGAGAATGGCGCGGGCATGCAGGGCGAATTCGGACAGATCCTGGGAGATCAGCGTCACCAGGCCGGTATCGTGCGGGCGCGGCGATACCTCGCTGAACCACACCTGATCGCCCTTGACGAACAGCTCGACGCCGAACAGGCCACGGCCGCCAAGCGCTTCGGTCACCGCCAGGGCAACGCGCTCGGATTCGGCCAGCGCCTTCGCGCTCATCGGCTGCGGCTGCCAGGACTCCTGATAGTCGCCATTCTCCTGGCGGTGGCCGATCGGTGCGCAGAAGCTGGTGCCACCGGCGTGACGCACGGTGAGCAGGGTGATTTCATAGTCGAAGTCGATGAAACCCTCGACTATCACCCGGCCCTTGCCGGCACGCCCACCTTCCTGAGCATAGTCCCAGGACTTCTGCAGGTCGGCGTCGCTTTTCAGCACGCTCTGGCCCTTGCCGGAGGAGCTCATGATCGGTTTGACCACGCAGGGATAGCCGACGGACTTCACTGCCGCCACGTAGTCCTCGAAGTTGTCGGAAAAGTGGTAGGGCGAAGTGGGCAGGCCTAGCTCCTCGGCTGCCAAACGGCGGATGCCCTCACGATTCATGGTCAACTGCGCAGCACGCGCGGTCGGCACCACGTTGAAACCTTCGGCCTCCAGCTCGACGAGGGTGGCAGTGGCGATGGCCTCGATCTCCGGAACGATGTAGTGCGGTTGCTCCTGCTCGATCACCGCACGCAGAGCCGCACCGTCGAGCATGTCGATGACGTGACTGCGATGAGCCACCTGCATGGCCGGCGCATTGGCGTAGCGATCCACGCCGATGACTTCGCAGCCCAGACGCTGCAGCTCGATCACCACTTCCTTGCCAAGCTCACCGCAGCCACACAGCAGTACACGGGTTGCGGAAGAAGACAGGGGGGTTCCAATACGGGGCATGAGTGTTCCTCGAACAGTGAATCAGGAAGTCATTAAGAGGCCGGAAGCACGCGCGCGCTCCAGGCAGTGTTGCAGCACCACGCGGCGCTCGACGTTGTCCATGCGGCCCCAGCGAGTGATTTCATCCGCCGTGCGCTGGCAGCCGATGCAGATATCCTGCTCGTCCAGGGCACAGACCTGCACGCAGGGCGAACGCACGGGTTTCTCGTCACTCATCGTCCAG
The genomic region above belongs to Pseudomonas sp. GOM7 and contains:
- a CDS encoding disulfide isomerase DsbC N-terminal domain-containing protein translates to MSPIRLSVALALALGSSISLAADPDQAIRQSLKSLDADLPIEAIAESPVSGIYQVQLKGGRQLYTSADGQFLIQGYLFQVKDGKAVNLTEIEESRSVAKEINAIPAKEMVVFAPKAPKTHITVFTDTDCGYCQKLHSEVPELNRLGVEVRYVAFPRQGLNSPAAKELASVWCAKDRQAAMNLAKTRQSVPEADCDNPVAKQYHLGQMIGVNGTPAIVLANGKMIPGYQPAPQLAKIALESND
- the xerD gene encoding site-specific tyrosine recombinase XerD, with protein sequence MSTLPDPLIERFLEALWLEKGLSAHTQAAYRSDLEHFHAWLDGRGLALQHAGRDAILDHLAWRLEQGYQARSTARFLSGVRGFYRFLLREALIAEDPTLQVELPQIGKPLPKSLSEADVEALLQAPDLDDPIGLRDRAMLEVLYACGLRVSELVGLTLEQVNLRQGVLRVFGKGSKERLVPLGEEAIAWIERYSREARPLLLGGKPSDVLFPSLRGEQMTRQTFWHRIKHQARVAGIAKALSPHTLRHAFATHLLNHGADLRVVQMLLGHSDLSTTQIYTHIARARLQELHAQHHPRG
- the ffh gene encoding signal recognition particle protein encodes the protein MFENLTDRLSQTLRSVTGKAKLTEDNIKDTLREVRMALLEADVALPVVKDFVGKVKERAVGTEVSKSLTPGQAFVKIVRAELEELMGAANEDLALNAAPPAVVLMAGLQGAGKTTTAGKLAKFLKERKKKSVLLVSADVYRPAAIKQLETLAGDLGVTFFPSDASQKPVDIANAAIREAKLKFIDVVILDTAGRLAVDAEMMAEIQALHAAVKPVETLFVVDAMTGQDAANTAKAFGEALPLTGVVLTKVDGDARGGAALSVRHITGKPIKFIGMGEKSDALEPFHPDRIASRILGMGDVLSLIEQAEQTLDREKAEKLTKKLKKGKGFDLEDFRDQLQQMKNMGGLGGLMDKLPSIGGVNLSQMGNAQGAAEKQFKQMEAIINSMTPAERRDPDIISGSRKRRIAMGSGTQVQDIGRLIKQHKQMQKMMKKFTAKGGMAKMMRGMGGMLPGGGGMPKF
- a CDS encoding cytochrome C assembly family protein — its product is MHPLLPSLAAALLYAGATAYQGLRLTQRSVADKRLLALLGVLALCFHGVSLFYQLFDVHGLNLDFFNAASLIAWAVIALILLACLRIPVENLLLLLFPLGTLTVLAAEFMPSGTIDPIDEHPGILAHILLSILAYGMLTIAVFQSILLLLQDHQLKHKHPSGLIKNFPPLQTMESLLFGFLFAGWLLLSLSLLSGALYIDDLFAQHLAHKTILSCFAWVVFAVLLWGRHQLGWRGHKAIRWTLAGFCLLMLAYFGSKLVREFILHI
- the trmD gene encoding tRNA (guanosine(37)-N1)-methyltransferase TrmD, with translation MRVEVITLFPEMFAAIGEYGITSRAVKQELLQLNCWNPRDYTTDRHHTVDDRPFGGGPGMVMKIKPLEDALASARQAAGETAKVIYLSPQGRQLNQAAVRELAQEQALILIAGRYEGIDERFIEAHVDEEWSIGDYVLSGGELPAMVLIDAVTRLLPGALGHADSAEEDSFTDGLLDCPHYTRPEVYADKRVPEVLLSGNHEHIRRWRLQQSLGRTWERRADLLDSRSLSGEEKKLLEEYIRQRDDS
- the rpsP gene encoding 30S ribosomal protein S16; this translates as MVTIRLARGGSKKRPFYHLTVTNSRNARDGRFVERIGFFNPIASGAEVKLSVNQERATYWLSQGAQPSERVAQLLKEAAKAAA
- a CDS encoding cation:proton antiporter encodes the protein MSETQILLSLGGIGLLALASQWLAWRIRLPAILFLLFGGILAGPLLGLLDPQELFGPLLFPFISLAVALILFEGSLTLHLSEWREIGKVVHRLVTLGALLTWAVISVTSHYLLGFSWDLALLFGTLTLVTGPTVIAPMLRVVSPTSAVANILRWEGIVIDPIGALLAVVTFAFIVSYAEGNAWSESLSTFAAVIACGSLLGAAAGWAFGIVLRRRWLPEYLHTFTALTVVIGVFIAANLIEHESGLLAVTVMGMWLANMRGVDIRPILHFKENLSVLLISGLFIILAARLDLHALLALGPVTLILLAVIQFVARPLNILACTLGSALNWRERALLAWIAPRGIVAAAVSAIFALRLEQQGNPQAQLLVPLTFMVIIGTVVIQSATARPLARLLKATEPSPSGFLIIGANPVARALGKAIQSLGNQVLLTDSSWENIRAARMAGLPTYFGNPTSQHAEAHLDLVGLGHLLALSPSAELNALACMHFRHDFPGNRRFTLPAGADGKRSDKHRSSDEVRGLPLGSQASSYPRFASQLARGDEVRSTTLTQTFDWDAYQALHGKRATLILARDPSGWLHVATNPLDFTPGIGWTLTALIETEETPTRSSEQEEPEVTA
- the rplS gene encoding 50S ribosomal protein L19; amino-acid sequence: MTNKIIQMLEAEQMNKEIPTFAPGDTVVVQVKVKEGDRQRLQAFEGVVIAKRNRGLNSAFTVRKISSGVGVERTFQTYSPLVDSLSVKRRGDVRKAKLYYLRDLSGKAARIKEKLS
- the rimM gene encoding ribosome maturation factor RimM (Essential for efficient processing of 16S rRNA), translating into MSTTPAVAEDLVVLGKIVSVHGVRGEVKVYSFTDPIDNVLDYPRWTLRRTGEVKHVELASGRLQGKVLVAKLKGLDDREIARTYADFEICVPRSELPDLDDGEFYWYQLQGLKVIDQAGQLLGVVDHLFETGANDVMVVKPCAGSLDDRERLLPYTEQCVLVVDLAAGEMRVDWDADF